The nucleotide sequence TGGATAGATGCCGAATACCATAAAATACTCTTTATACTCGAATGGATCGTTACCGTACTCTTCACCATCGAGTACATTGCCCGTATCGTCAGTATAAAACAACCCAAGCAGTATATTTTTAGCTTTTACGGTATTATCGACCTATTATCGACCATACCCTTATACCTTTCCTATATTTTTGCCGGTTCGCAGGTACTTCTGGCCATCAGGTCTTTGCGCCTTTTAAGGGTTTTTAGAATCTTGAAACTGGTACGCTTCCTTGGTGAAGCCTCCCAACTTAAAAATGCCTTAAAGGCCAGCAGGGCCAAAATCACGGTTTTCCTTTTTGCCGTACTCATTTTATCGGTCATTCTAGGCACGGTCATGTACCTTATAGAAGGTGACGAGGCCGGTTTTACCAGTATCCCTACCAGTATTTATTGGACTATCGTTACCTTGACCACCGTAGGTTATGGCGACATTGCCCCTATAACGCCCCAGGGCCAGTTTATAGCTACCCTGATCATGCTCGTCGGTTACGGCGTGATTGCCGTTCCTACGGGAATTGTAACCGTTGAATTTGGAAAAAGGTCGAAAAGTCAGCAACCTAGTGGAGAGAACAATTTTGTGCACGTCAATACCCAAGCCTGCAGAAACTGCGCCAAAGAAGGGCATAGGGACGATGCCAGTCATTGTTATAATTGTGGAAGCGAGCTCTAATGAAAAAGATACTTTTATCCGTTGTCGGCCCAACCGCAATTGGCAAGACCAAACTTGCCATTGCCCTCGCCCAATATTTTAAGACCGAGATAATATCCGCCGATTCCAGACAATTTTTTAAGGAAATGAAAATCGGTACGGCCGTCCCTACTACCGAAGAACTGGCCGGAGCCCAACATCACTTTATTCAACATATCAGTATTTTCGATTCCTATTCGGTAGGTGATTTTGAACGCGATGCACTGCAGTTGCTCGACAAACTGTTTAAAACCCATGATATTGTCGTGATGGTCGGTGGAAGCGGGCTATACACCAAGGCCGTAACCGAAGGGCTCGACGACTTTCCAAAAGTCGACCCGAAAATACGCGAGCAGCTGAATCAAGAATTGAGTGAAAAAGGTATCGAATCCCTACAGGCCGAACTACAAAAAAGAGATCAAAATTATTACGAAAAGGTAGACCTTAACAATCCGCATCGGCTCATTCGGGCTTTGGAAATTTGTATCGGAACGGAAACGCCCTACTCTTCCTTCCTTTCCCAGAGCAAGAAAAAACGCCCGTTCGAAACCCTAACCATCGGAATCGAGGCCGACCGAAAACTGATTTACGAACGCATCAACAAGCGTGTCGACCTTATGGTTGCCGATGGCCTTATCGACGAAGCCAGGGAACTTATGGAGCATCGGCACCTTAACGCCTTGCAGACCGTAGGCTATCGCGAACTTTTTACCTATTTTGAAAAGGAAGGCGAAGGGAAGGCTACGGCCGAGGACCTAAACTTTGCCCTCGATGAAATTAAAAAAAATACACGCAGGTTTGCCAAACGCCAACTTACTTGGTTCAAGCGAAACGAAGAAACCCTATGGGTGGCACATGACTCTGCGTTCAAAGATGCTATAGCGACCTTAAAAAACAAACTAGATGAACGATAGAAATCCGATCATATTCGTTATGGGCGTTTCAGGCTCGGGCAAAAGCACCATAGGCCTACTATTGGCAGAGAAACTCCATATCAATTTCTTTGATGGGGACGATTTTCACCCCAAGGAAAACGTAAAGAAAATGGCCGAAGGTATTCCCTTAGACGACGATGACCGTCAAGGCTGGTTAGAACGGCTCAATCTATTGGCCCTTGAGAACAGTGAGAAAGGTGCCATCATTGCCTGTTCGGCCCTCAAAACAAAATACCGTTCCATTCTACAGAAGGGCCTGGAAAAGAAACTTCATTTCGTTTACCTGAAAGGCTCTTTTGACGAAATCATGGCACGGCTCAGGCAGCGCCAAAACCATTTTATGCCTCCTGCACTCCTACAGTCGCAATTCGACACCTTAGAGGTTCCCGATGACGCGATTACAGTGTCTATAATGCTCACACCCGATGAAATCACTGACCAGGTCATTGCCCAGCTGAAGAATAAAAAAGCCCCGCTATAGTCATAGCAGGGCTTTTCGTATCTATTATTGTATTTCTATTTTATTCACCTTCTTTGACTACCAATCGGAAGCCTTCACCGTGAATGTTCAAAATTTCAACGGTATCGTCTCGTTTAAGGTATTTTCTAAGCTTGGCGATATACACGTCCATACTTCTTGAAGTAAAGTAATTGTCATCTCTCCATATTTTGGTGAGTGCCAATTCACGGGGCATAAGATCATTTTCATGCAAGGCCAAAAGACGAAGCAATTCATTTTCTTTCGGAGAAAGTTTAATCGCTTCCTCATCCTTGTATTTCAAAAAACGCAGTTTTGAGTTCAAATGGAAATTACCAATGGTAAATTCGAACTTCTTACTGTCAGCCAAGGTATTAGAAGCCTTTCTTTGAAGTATGGCCCTAATTTTCATCAAAAGAACTTCCGAATCGAACGGCTTGTTCAGATAATCATCGGCCCCGGCTTTATATCCTTTAAGAACATCTTCCTTCATGGTCTTAGCGGTAAGAAAAACGATAGGAACATTTTCGTTCTTTTCACGAATCTCCTTGGCCAAGGTAAAACCATCCTTATAAGGCATCATCACATCCAAAATACAAATGTCATAATTATCCTTTTTAAACTTCTCAAACCCCTCCATGCCATTTTTGGCCAAAGTGACATCAAAATCGTTCATTGATAAATAGTCCTTCAGCACAATTCCGAAATTGGGATCATCCTCCACTAAGAGTATTTTCTTATTTACTGTTTCCATAACTTGTTGAGTTAGATTAAAGGCAATTTTATATAAAATGTACTTCCCTTTCCTTTTTCACTTTCCGCATAGACTTCCCCTTGATGATCGTCAACGATCTTTTTAACATATGCCAAACCGAGGCCGTGCCCCTTGACATTATGTAAATCTCCCGTGTGTTCGCGGTAAAATTTTTCAAACACCTTTTTGACCACTGCCTTGCTCATTCCGGCACCTTGATCTTTTACTTTTATCACAATAAAATTCTTGGCCACCTCGGTATATATATCTATTCGAGGTGCCTCTGTCGAATATTTAATCGCATTGTCAAGAATATTGACAATAACATTGGTAAAATGCATTTCACTGGCCAAAACCTCTGTACGGGTGGCGTCTAGATGGGTTTCGATATACCCCCCACGGTCGGCCACTATAAGCTCGACATGGGCGATAGCATCTTGTATTATGTCGTGAACGTCTACCCTATCCTTACTGATATCCAATTGGTTCTTTTCCAATTTTGAGATACGCAATACATTTTCCACTTGGGCATGCATTCGTTTATTCTCTTCACGGATCATGGTCAGATAGCGATCCACCTTTTCCGGATTCCCGATTATCTTAGGGTTTCGAATAGCCTCTACGGCCAAGTTTATCGTTGCAATGGGTGTTTTAAACTCATGCGTCATATTATTGATAAAATCCGATTTTATTTCGGATATCTGCTTTTGACGTATCAATTGGTAAATAGCCCCCGAATATGCGATTACGATTACCAAAGTAAAAAGTAACGATAAGAGCGCCATTTTTATTATGGACTGTATCAAGAATTTCTTTTTCTTCGGAAAAGCTATCAACAAGGAGAAATTACTAGCTCCCTCACTATCCTTAAAAATAGGTGTTTCATAGAGCATATCCTTTGCGAACTTGAACTTTCGCGACTTTACCTTTGTAGGAAGCCCTCTACTATACACCCCATACTCATAATCGAGATCAAGGTTTCTATTTTTAAGTTCTCGATCAAGCAACAGTTGAATTTCCTGTTTGGAAACCCTTTTATGAATCGGTACCTTTTTGGCATATTCGCTAAAAACGTCTTCAAACTGGGCTTTTTCTATTGATGAAAGCCCTCCGATTTTTTCTAGTTTCTGTTTTGCATTCAGCTTATACCCCTTACCATCAAGCCCAAAATCCTCTTTAAAGATCGTTTGGGTACGTTTACTGGTAAACCCCTTAATCGTGGCCGTATCACTTGCATTACCATTATCAAAGAACGTAGATGCTATATTGTAATTCTCCTCTAAAATACCATGGGAATAAAACCGAATCTCGTTGGAGTTTATATCCCTATCAATAAAAAATATATTTCTCAAATGAGAACTTTTGGGCTCGCCAACACTATCCTTGATGTTGAGATAACGCTCAAAATAATCTTTGGTTTCCCTTTCCGCAATTTTATCGGATACCGTGTTCAGCACTTCTGAAACGGTATTGGAGAATTGTTCCTCCTTATCTTCGACAGACTGTTTTATCCACAAGAACTGAACGGAAATAATTCCAATCAGGGAGAGACTCATCAGCGCCACCAAAAGAATAAATAGCCTCTTATTCATTTAAAAGTAAAATTAAAGATTTAACAACTCACAGATAGTACGTTTAACCAAACCTTAACAAAAATGTTAAAACTGCGTGAGGCCTAGATTTTATTGAGCAAATCGCGATGAATATCCAATACTTGAACCTTGGTTTGCTCGAGGTTTGTGTTTTCGATGACGTAGTCGGAAGCTTCTATTTTTCTATCGTCTTCCCATTGGTTTTTCATTCGGGCCTCTACACTTTTTACGGTAGTGCCCGCATCTCGTTGCACAACCCTTTCTATTCTTGTTTCCTTGGGGGCGACCACTAGAATAATGCAATCATAGAAATCTTGGGTTCCGATTTCAAATATGATGGCCGCTTCTTGAATGACGTAATCTGCAGTTTGTTCATCGGCCCAATGTATGAAATCTTTTCGAACCGCGGGATGGACAATTGCGTTCAGCTCGTTCAACAAGGCTTTGTTGTCAAAAACTTGGCGTGATACAAAGCCCCTGTCCAACACCCCATCCTCCCGATAAGCTTCTTCACCCAGAAGTTCCTTTATGGCCAACACCAAGTCTTGGGAGCTTTGCATTAGCTCTTTGGCCCGGGTATCTGAATTATAGACCGGCACCCCCAATTCTTCAAACATTTTGGCGACCGTAGTCTTACCACTGCCGATACCGCCTGTCAAACCTACAATTCTCATTTCTTGTTCAATATATATTCAACCGTGTCCTTTTGTAGTTTTACACTGTGCAATCCACTGGGCTTTTTTCGCAATTGTAGTTTTAGCCCATGGCCTTCGCCTTCTTCGAGTTGGCGATAGTCGGCAATCACCTCAAAATCACCAGCCTCAAGTTTCTTCAAGCGCTCCAATTTGGCCTTGCACAAAACCGAGACCTTATCGGGAAACGTCTTTACCTCTACATTATCGGGAAAATGCACCATTTTAATCGGCACCTCGAAGACCTTTTCAGAGAAACGTGCAATTTGGGCCGTAAGCTCTACTTTCTCATCAGAGTACTCGGTATTCTTGAGTTTTTCGGATTTATAGATTTCCACCGATTCGGAAAAATCTGAATTTACATCGGGCAGGGTCAATTTCTTGGTACGGACGACCCTTATACTATCTATCTCATCGGAAGGCCCAACAAGGGTTATGGAATCTGGTTTTGTTTCTATTTTTCCGTCCAAGAGGTAATTACGGGCCAAATTCATTTCCACGTTCGGATGTACGGGAACCTTCTTTGAAATTACGGCCAACATTCCCACAAAAAGGGTATCGGTCTCTATATCCACCAAAGACATAGAACCACTTAATTGCTTCTCTACCTGTTTTTTATATACATCTTGGGGCACATAGAACATCGAATCTTTACGCTGGGCCTCGGAAAGGTCAATAGCTATGGTACTCCTCCTGAAATTAAAACCCAAGAACTGAAAACCACCCGCTTTGAGCCTCACCTTTAATTCATTATCCGTCGCACCCTTAAAAAGATAGCCTTCCGGCAGGTTCACGTACTCCAAATTAAACTTGGCCGTACTCACATAGCTCCGGGAAAGGTTATTGATAAGCCATATCAAAGTAGAGAAGAATAAAAACATTAAAAACATCTTTACCTTCCTCTTCTTGAGGGCCTTTTTTATCTTATCTGTTATCAGGTCTAACAATTACTTAAAGAATAAATGTGGAAATAATATCTCTGGTTCCTTTTTGCTAAAGTTAAGGAAGATGCTTGATTTTAAAAAACCATAACCATACCCCATAAATTGAATACTCACGGCGACCAAGGAAAGCAAAGCTACCGCTAAGTTTCTGTTTTTCAAGAGCGAATCTATAAAGATGAGCAAAAAATAGACCACATATAAATAGATGGGCAAATGAATCCCTATTGCAAATAAAAGGAGTGAGGCCAAAAAACCCAAGCAGAAAAACGTAGGAAACCAATAGGTCATTTTCGAGGTCTTCGGATGCCATTGGTTTAAAATAGGGCGAACACTTCCGAATTTTTTTACTTGAACGAAAAACTTGTTCCAGTCGATACGCCGCTTATGATACACAAAAGCTTCAGGAATCAATCGGGTATCAAAGCCCTTGTTCCATACCCGAAAGGTAAAATCAGGATCTTCACCGGGGTGAATCTTTCCGAATCCGCCCACAGTTTCAAAGGCGGTTTTAGAAATTCCCATATTAAAACTACGCGGCTGAAACTTGTTCAGCGCCTTTTTGTTTCCGCGGATTCCCCCGGTAGTAAGTACAGAGGTCATAGCGTAATTAATGGCCTTCTGCAAAAGTCCGAACGATTCATGGGCCGCATCGGGCCCTCCGAAACAATGTACAAAGTCCTTCTTCAGGGCCGTATGCACCGCTTCCAAGTACTGCGGCGGAATCATACAATCAGAATCTACGATAAGAAAATAATTGCCCTTGGCGCGGGCCATTCCGTAGTTTCTTGAATCCCCCGGCCCCGAATTGGGCTTCTTATAATAGGAAATGGACAACTTATCCCTATACTTTCCTATCACCTCTTCCGAAGAAAGGGTCGACCCATCTTCCACGATCAGCACCTCAAAATCATCGGAATAGGTCTGATGCGTCAGGCTTTCCAATAACTCCGCTATTTCATCGGGTCTATTATAAACAGGAACTATAAACGAGAAAGATAAATCCATGAGCTTTTATACGGGATTCCTAAGGCCTTTTCATTACCTGACCGATAATGTAAAATGCCCAAACATATGCCGAAAACAAATATTCTCGTCAGAATTCAATCATATTATGGGACGGGATCGTTGTTTCTACTCTGTAAAACGCTCGATAACCTCTTGGCTTACGCCCGTATTCGAGAAACCGCCATCGTGAAACAAATTTTGCATTGTAACTTTTCTGGTTAGGTCTGAAAAGAGGGTTACGGTATAATCGGCACATTCCAAAGCAGTGGCATTACCCAAGGGAGACATTTTTTCAGCGTAACTGATAAAACCGTCAAAACCTTTGACGCCCTGACCGGCCGTTGTAGGAGTTGGCGATTGCGATATGGTATTTACACGAACATTTTTTTCCTTTCCGAAGAAATAACCAAAACTACGTGCCACCGATTCTAAGTAAGCCTTGTTGTCGGCCATATCGTTATAATCCGGAAAAACGCGTTGTGCCGCCATATAGGTCAAGGCTACGATGCTTCCCCACTCCCTCATGGCGTCGGCCTTGTACAAGCTTTGCAATACCTTATGGAACGAAAGTGCCGAAACATCCCATCCCTTGGTGGTAAAGTCATATTTTTCATCGGTATAAGAACGGCCCTTTCTAACATTGATGGACATCCCGATAGCGTGCAATACAAAATCGATTTTCCCACCTAGAATCTCCATTGACTTGGCGACCAGGTTATCAAGGTCCTCTTCACTCGTTGCATCGGCAGGAATGATCTCAGAACCTGTCTTTGCGGCCAAATCCTTGATCTGTCCCAAACGCATAGCTACCGGTGCATTGGTCAGAACAAAAGTCCCTCCCTCTTCATGGATTCGCTCTGCAGTTTTCCACGCTATTGAATTTTCATCCAAAGCTCCAAAAATGATTCCTTTCTTACCTTTTAGTAAATTATACGACATTGTGCTAGATTCTGTTGGTTGTTCTTATTAAAGGCCCAAAGATATTTAAAAAGTTGGCAACAAATAGTTGCCGTGTAAAGAAAAAAACATTTAAAGGCACAAAATCGACCTAAGAATCGAAATAGACAGCCTAAGAGACATAGGCCAAATCCGATTCTAGTTCAAAAGTTGCCTTGCATGGGCCATGGCCGAATCGGAAAGCTCTTTGCCCCCTAACATTTCCGCCAGTTCCACTACCCTTTCTTCTTGCTCCAATTCCTTCATATTGGTTTTGGTAACCGCCCCCTCTTCTTGCTTGTACACCTTAAAATGGTGATCGCCCTTAGAGGCCACTTGTGGCAAATGTGTAATGGAGAACACCTGCATGCTTCGACTCATTTCTTGCATTATATCCCCCATTTTTCCTGAGATTTCACCAGAAACCCCGGTATCGATCTCATCGAACATAATGGTGGGCAAGTTTTCGTATTTCGCCAAAATGGACTTAATGGTAAGCATGATACGGGATAGCTCTCCCCCAGAGGCCACTTTTTTCAGCTCCCCATAATCGCCCCCCTTGTTCGCAGAGAACAAAAAGGTAAGTCCGTCCGCTCCATTCGCCTTAAAGTCATTCGACTTAAAAAGTTCTATTTTAAAAGTAGCGCTGGCCATACCTAAGGCTTTGAGCGAATCTTCGAGTTGTTTTTTAAGTTCCGGAATCACCTTTTTCCGTTTAGCCGTCAGTACGTCGGCCGCCTTTTGCAATGCCGTTTTATGGGCCGCAAGCTCTTTTTCCTTCTTTTCTATGTCCGCCTCGAGATTTTCGGTAACACTGACCTTCTCTGAAAGCCCCTCCCTTATTTCCAATAATTCGGAAACCTCTTGAACCCCATGTTTTTTCTGTAAATCGTATAGCTGTTGCAGCTTGGAGTTCGTTTCTTCGAGCAATTGCGGATTGGCCTCGGTATCTTCTTGATAGGTCTGAAGTTCGGAGGCTATATCATCGACCTCTATAAAAACCGATTGCACCCGTTGGTTCAGGTCGGCATATTGACTACCATAGCCCGAAAGGCGATTCATCAGCTGTTTGAGTTCGGTAAGCAAACTAACGATACCCACTTGTTCGTCATTGAGCAGCTGATGGCCCGAAGCAATAAGCTCAAGAATGTTCTCTACGTTGTTCAATTGCTCATACTGCTCTTCCAATTCTTCCTGGAGTCCCAGCTTCAAAGGAGCAGCCTGAAGTTCCTGCAAGAGAAAACTATTGTAATCATGCTCTTTATTCGCTTCTTTTTGAAATTCGATCAATTCAGAAAGTTCCTTTGAGGTCGCTTTGAACAAACGGAGCTTCCCTCCATAATCGGCGAGCAAGTCTTTGTTTCCCGCAAGGGCATCTATAACTTTCAACTGAAAATCGTTTTCGGTCAACTGCAAGGTCTGGTGTTGCGAATGCACATCTATCAGATTGCTTCCCAATCGCGTAAGAACATCCAAAGTAACGGGAGAATCGTTGATAAAGGCCCGTGATTTCCCACTAGGCTGGATTTCCCTTCGGATAATGGTCCGTTCCTCGTAATCTAGATCATTCTCCTGAAAAAAGGACTTCAAATTATACTTATCGATTTGAAATTCGGCCTCGATAATACATTTTTTTTCCTTATTCCTCAAAGAGGATAAATCGGCGCGCTTGCCCAATACCAAGGACAAACCACCCAACAAAATAGACTTACCGGCACCGGTTTCACCAGTGATACAAGTGAACCCTTTGGTAAAGGCCACGTTCAGGTCATCTATTAAAGCGTAATTTTTTATAGAAAGGTGTACTAGCACAGTTTTTTATTCGATTTGTGCCGTAAAGATAAATGATAATTTCGTACCGAAAGAACTAGTATTTAATATCGTTCCAAGTACTGGAATATAGAGGGGCAATTCTGTTCAAAGTCTCTTTCAACTGAACGATATCGACTTTAGGACCATCTGAAAAGATGTTTTGGATCTCATCTGACTTGGCGTCAAAGAAGGTCTGTATCAAAAAGGCGTTCGGCCTGCGTTTGATCATGGTCTCAAAAAGCTTCATGGTACCGGCAATCACCTGTTTCCCCGTACTATTGTTATCCCCTAGAATATCAAGTCCTTTACGGTGATAATTATACATGGCGATACGATATTCGCGATAGGTATTGGACAAAAGGTTATCTACCAACTCAAAACGGCTACGGTCACTGCTTTGATCCCAACCTGCATAGCTACTGCCTTGCGCCTGGGTGGTTATCTGCTGCGCCTTTCTAAAATACTCTGTACCGCCTTCCAAAGAAAAGGTATCGGCATCCAAGCCTAAAATAATGTAGATGTAATAGGAAACCACACCTACCAAATTAGATTCGAATACATTTTCATTGAACACCAAAGGCTGAAATTCGATGTATTCAAAATTTAATTGATTGTCCTTATAATTAAAAACAGGAGTTTCATAAGAAGTATTAAAAACAGGCCGGGACGACTGAATCTGAATATTGCCTTCAAAGCGATTCGACTCATACTTATTGATCGTAATGAACATTTGGGCGCTTACACGCTCATTTTCCTTATACTTTCGGTTCGTCCACTTGTTCTTGTTCACAAAGTCGTTCAACGAGCGCTCAAGCGTTTTAAAGACCTGCTGGTTGGTTTGAGAGACCTGATCCGCGTTTATGGTCACCACACAGTTCATCTCTTGTGCCGAAACCGACATTATTACAAATGAACAAGCAAGTATAAATAAGAAATTACGCATGGTATCTTTTCAAGATTTCGTCAAAAATGTCTTTGGCCACCTCTGCCTTTGTCTTTAGTTCAAACGGCTTAATTTCAGAATTCTTATCTATGAAAGTGATTTTGTTCGTAGGTTTTCCAAAACCGGCACCCTTATCGTTCAATGAGTTAAGAACAATGGCGTCTAAATTTTTCTTTTTAAGCTTGCCTATCGCATTATCCAGTTCATTTTCTGTCTCTAAAGCAAAACCAACCAAAAACTGTTTTTCCTTCTGGTCACCCAATGAGAGCAAGATGTCTTTGGTCTTCACCAATTCAATCGAAAATTCAGTTTCTTTTTTCTTTATTTTTTGATTAGCCACCGTTTTAGGCCTATAATCGGCTACCGCAGCAGCGCAAATGGCAATATCCATTTCTTTGTAATGCAAGTGCACCTCATTGTACATTTCTTCCGCAGAGCTTACTTTTTTTAAATCGACAAGGTCGTGCGAAACGGCAAGATGGGAAGGCCCAGAGACCAAAGTAACGTGTGCCCCTAAATTTGCAGCCACCTTTGCCAACTCATAACCCATTTGCCCAGAAGCATGATTTCCGATAAAACGGACGGGGTCAATGGCTTCATAGGTGGGTCCGGCAGTAATCAGGACCTTTTTTCCGCTAAGCGGAAGCCCTTTTTGCAGATAGGCCTTAATGAAGCCTACAATATCTTCAGGTTCGGCCATACGTCCTTCACCATGAAGACCGCTTGCCAATTCGCCCGAAGTTGCGGGAATCATAATATTACCGAAAGACCGTAATTTTTCAAAAGCGATTTTTGTAGACGGATGCCTGTACATATCCAAATCCATTGCCGGGGCAAAAAATACCGGACATTTAGCCGACAAGTACGAGGCCAACAGCAAATTATCGCACGTACCCGAGGCCATTTTCGACAATGTATTTGCCGTAGCGGGCGCCACTAACATCAAGTCTGCCCACAGCCCGAGTTCCACATGGTTGTTCCAATCGGTCTCCCCTTCATCTTTGTGAACAAAAGAGGAAAGTACCGGATTTTTAGAAAGCGTTGCCAGGGTAAGTGGGGAAACAAAAGAGCTGGCGCTCTCCGTCAAAATAACTTTGACATCGGCGCCAGCTTTAATCAGTAAACGTACAAGAAAGGTAGTTTTATAAGCGGCAATCCCTCCGGTAATGCCTAAAAGGATGTTCTTTCCGCCTAGCATATACTACTGGTCTTTCTCCGTATTTCTGTGATATATTTTGTCGTTCAACCACTCTTCAACGGCCAAGGCATGTGGTTTTGGTAGTTTTTCGTAGAATTTAGAAACTTCTATCTGTTCTTTATTCTCAAAAACCTCTTCCAAACTATCGCTATAGGTAGCGAACTCTTCCAATTTCTCTAGAAGTTCCTTTTTGATTTCGGAATTGATCTGTACCGCCCTCTTTGCTGTGATCGAAATTGCCTCATAGATATTACCCGTCGGCTTATCAAACTCATTTTTATTGATCGTTACCGTAGAAACGGGAGCTTTCGAATTTTTAAGATCGTTCATATTCATAGTCAAACTAATTTATTTTGCTTCTTTCTCTTGGGAAAAACCCTTTAATTCTGAATTTACTTTTTCAAGTATCTTATCGGCCTCTTCGCCGTATTTTGTATCAGGAAAATGCTTCTTCAAGGCATTGTAGTCCGCTACGGCATCCCGTAATCGTTCTTCCTGTAATCTTCTAAAGCTATTTAAGGCAAACCGCGAAGCCGATTCAAATCGGTAAAACAAGGCATCCTCCCTATAAATAGACCCCGGAAAATCGGAGATAAAATTATCGAAGGCCGCTACCGCAGGGGTCAGGAACGAGTAATCGAACTGCCCTAGTTTATTGAACTGCTTGGCTATTTCATAGGCCTTATGCTCCTTTTTCGTGGTCAGCTCCTTGGCCATGGCATTGGCTTCCGCAAAATATTCCGAATCGGGATAGGTGTTAATAAAAAGCTGCAATTTGGCCAAGGCCTTATCGGTATCCGTTTGATCCAAGGAATAGCTTGGTGAAAGCATAAAATAACTCTTTGCCCCTAAAAAGGAAGCTTCGGCCACCTTATCACTTTTAGGATAGGACTTAACAAACCGTTCGAACTGATAGCCCGCCATGTTGTAATCCTTTCTCTGAAAATAGGTATCCGCCAAGAAGAACATGACCCGCTCCCCCTGTGGCTTCCCCACATACTTAGGTGCGATTTGTTCAAAAAGACGATTGGCCCTTTTCATATCACCTTGCTCATAGAACTTCTGAGCCAGATCATATTTGGGCTTTACTTCTTCATTTTTAAGAACCTTTTGGTATTCGCTACAGGATTGAAATACCAAGGCAAGTAATAAGATAGGGGCTAATAACCTCATTTTAAAAAGCATTTTGCAAAATTACGGATTCCCGATGGATATAAAAAACAAAAAATAAAGTAGCTAAAATAGCATTCTGAAACCCTTGCACCAATGCTTTTGGGGAAGATTTAACACCGCTAGGCAAAAACTTTAAAAGGTTTTACAAAGTTGGCGATGTTCTTTTTAAGACTATCGGAAGCCTCTATCAAAGGTAAGCGAACACTGGCACCAGACAGCCCCAACACTTCAAAAATAGCTTTGATACCGGCCGGATTTCCCTCCTTAAAAATCAATCCCATCCCTTCTTGAAGTTCGTAATGTTGCCTGTAGGCCTCATCAACGTTTCGGTTCAATCCGGAGCGGATCATGTTCGAAAACTCCCTAGGAAGTCCTTGGCCCAAAACCGAGATAACGCCCGATCCTCCAGCCAAGACTGTCGCCAATGCGGTAAAGTCATCTCCCGATATTACATGAAAATCCTTAGGACAGGCTTGAATCATTTCTTGCACCTGCACCATATTTCCAGATGCCTCCTTGATCGCAACAATGTTTTCTACATCGGCCAAGCGCGCAACGGTTTCCGGCAGCATATTACTACCCGTCCTACCCGGTACATTATAAAGGATAATAGGCTTAGGAGACACTTGGGCGATTGCCTTGAAGTGTTGATATATACCTTCTTGGGTAGGCCTATTATAATAAGGCGATACCGAA is from Zobellia galactanivorans and encodes:
- a CDS encoding ion transporter: MKEQKPDKGWKNKVHEIIYEADTPLGKGFDILLFILIIISVLLVMLESVKWIDAEYHKILFILEWIVTVLFTIEYIARIVSIKQPKQYIFSFYGIIDLLSTIPLYLSYIFAGSQVLLAIRSLRLLRVFRILKLVRFLGEASQLKNALKASRAKITVFLFAVLILSVILGTVMYLIEGDEAGFTSIPTSIYWTIVTLTTVGYGDIAPITPQGQFIATLIMLVGYGVIAVPTGIVTVEFGKRSKSQQPSGENNFVHVNTQACRNCAKEGHRDDASHCYNCGSEL
- the miaA gene encoding tRNA (adenosine(37)-N6)-dimethylallyltransferase MiaA gives rise to the protein MKKILLSVVGPTAIGKTKLAIALAQYFKTEIISADSRQFFKEMKIGTAVPTTEELAGAQHHFIQHISIFDSYSVGDFERDALQLLDKLFKTHDIVVMVGGSGLYTKAVTEGLDDFPKVDPKIREQLNQELSEKGIESLQAELQKRDQNYYEKVDLNNPHRLIRALEICIGTETPYSSFLSQSKKKRPFETLTIGIEADRKLIYERINKRVDLMVADGLIDEARELMEHRHLNALQTVGYRELFTYFEKEGEGKATAEDLNFALDEIKKNTRRFAKRQLTWFKRNEETLWVAHDSAFKDAIATLKNKLDER
- a CDS encoding gluconokinase, whose amino-acid sequence is MNDRNPIIFVMGVSGSGKSTIGLLLAEKLHINFFDGDDFHPKENVKKMAEGIPLDDDDRQGWLERLNLLALENSEKGAIIACSALKTKYRSILQKGLEKKLHFVYLKGSFDEIMARLRQRQNHFMPPALLQSQFDTLEVPDDAITVSIMLTPDEITDQVIAQLKNKKAPL
- a CDS encoding response regulator transcription factor; its protein translation is METVNKKILLVEDDPNFGIVLKDYLSMNDFDVTLAKNGMEGFEKFKKDNYDICILDVMMPYKDGFTLAKEIREKNENVPIVFLTAKTMKEDVLKGYKAGADDYLNKPFDSEVLLMKIRAILQRKASNTLADSKKFEFTIGNFHLNSKLRFLKYKDEEAIKLSPKENELLRLLALHENDLMPRELALTKIWRDDNYFTSRSMDVYIAKLRKYLKRDDTVEILNIHGEGFRLVVKEGE
- a CDS encoding sensor histidine kinase — encoded protein: MNKRLFILLVALMSLSLIGIISVQFLWIKQSVEDKEEQFSNTVSEVLNTVSDKIAERETKDYFERYLNIKDSVGEPKSSHLRNIFFIDRDINSNEIRFYSHGILEENYNIASTFFDNGNASDTATIKGFTSKRTQTIFKEDFGLDGKGYKLNAKQKLEKIGGLSSIEKAQFEDVFSEYAKKVPIHKRVSKQEIQLLLDRELKNRNLDLDYEYGVYSRGLPTKVKSRKFKFAKDMLYETPIFKDSEGASNFSLLIAFPKKKKFLIQSIIKMALLSLLFTLVIVIAYSGAIYQLIRQKQISEIKSDFINNMTHEFKTPIATINLAVEAIRNPKIIGNPEKVDRYLTMIREENKRMHAQVENVLRISKLEKNQLDISKDRVDVHDIIQDAIAHVELIVADRGGYIETHLDATRTEVLASEMHFTNVIVNILDNAIKYSTEAPRIDIYTEVAKNFIVIKVKDQGAGMSKAVVKKVFEKFYREHTGDLHNVKGHGLGLAYVKKIVDDHQGEVYAESEKGKGSTFYIKLPLI
- the coaE gene encoding dephospho-CoA kinase (Dephospho-CoA kinase (CoaE) performs the final step in coenzyme A biosynthesis.) yields the protein MRIVGLTGGIGSGKTTVAKMFEELGVPVYNSDTRAKELMQSSQDLVLAIKELLGEEAYREDGVLDRGFVSRQVFDNKALLNELNAIVHPAVRKDFIHWADEQTADYVIQEAAIIFEIGTQDFYDCIILVVAPKETRIERVVQRDAGTTVKSVEARMKNQWEDDRKIEASDYVIENTNLEQTKVQVLDIHRDLLNKI